CACGCAGCCATCCGGCATCCGGCATCCGGCATCCGGCATCCGGCATCCGGCATCCGGCATCCGGCATCCGGCATCCGGCATCCGGCATCCGGCATCCGGCATCCGGCATCCGGCATCCGGCATCCGGCATCGAGGAGTGTCCTACCGCCAGGGTCGCCGGGTGATCCGCTCCCAGCCGTCGAAGAGTCGTCGGGCGGAGCCGCCGACCGGACCGACCACGTCGCGTCGGGTCCGCGCGTCGACGGGTTCGGCCTGTTCCACCGCAGCCACGACGTCGGCCGCGTCGTCGACGGTCGACGAGCACACCCGCAGCAGATGCTCCGGCACCGCCAGCGCCGGATCGACGCAGCCGACGATCGGCGTCCCCACGGCCGCCACCAGGGGGAACACCGATCCGGGGATGCCGACGGCCGCCTCCACCCGCGCCGAGGCCTCGACCGAGGCGAGCGAGCTGATCTCGTAGTCGTCCCACAGCGCGGGGTCCTCACGAGGATGCAGCCCGACGACGACCCGCCTGCCCGACTCGGCCAGCCGCGCGGCCGAGGCAAGCAGCAGCTCGGCGCCCGGCGCCGCGCCACCGGTCTCGTCCGGGTGCGTGACGCTGGTCAGGATGAGTACCGTGTTCGGTTCCGGCCGCCGCGCCGGAAGATCGTCGGTCTGCGGAGACCCGACCGGCCAGACTCGCGGTCGGTATCCGAGGTACTCCCGGAACGCACGCGCCTCGGCAGGCGAGCCGGCCGAGGCCCACCGCACGCGCCCCCGAAACTCCCCCGCCCGAGTCGCCTCCTCGGCGGGCAGATACGCCAGCGAGGCCGCCGCCACCGGCAGTCGGCGCAGCCGACGAGCACAGTCGGCGGGCCAGTCCTCCGCACCGTTGAGCACCAGCAGATCCGCAGGCGGGGCGTTCCCCGGTGTGACGACCTGGACCGGGTCCTCCGGCGCGATGTTCGAGAGATCGGGCACCAGCTGGATCAGTTCCCAGCCACGTCGCCGAGCCTCGGTGAGCAGTGGACGCACGTGGTAGGTGCCCCACGGCTCGTTGGTCGCGAGCAGCACGCGACGGCGACCGGACCCGGGCGGCCGCCACGGCCCGAAGGAGGCGGACCGGGCTTCGGCTGTCGCGGCGGCACCGCCGAGCAAGGTGGCACCCACGCCGAGAGCGGCGCCGAGGACCGCGCGCCGGGATGCCTGCCGTCGGGGGGTGGGATGGCTGTCCATGGGCGGACGCTAACCAGGCAGGTCGACGGGGAGGTGAACGCCGGATGCCACGCTGCCGTCCGCGGACCCACCACGGCCCCGTGACGACGGCCCCGTGATGCGGACGAGCGCACGCCGTCCGACCCCCGCCCCGATCCCCATCCCGGCGGGCGAATGAGACTGACGGATGGGCCGGAGCCCCGATCCGAACGAGCGTCGCCACCGAGTCGGGACTACTCGACCACCGCTCCATTTCACTCAGCGTTCATCGGTGGCCGAGAAAACCACCCGTCTGAGCGCCCCGGCGGACTTGAACTGGGGCGAAGTGCAGGGAAGGCTCAGCTCCAGTGCTCCGTTCGGCGGAAGGTATGGGGCCAAATGAGTGCCGTGAGGACGGCGGCACAACGAGAACTCGGCTCGGTCTGGGGCGATGTCGTCGCGGAGCTGCCGGTCGGAGTGCTGCTACAGAATGCGGGCGGCGAGGTGCTCGCCGCCAACGAACTCGCAGCGATGCTGCTCGGCCGCTCCAGACCGGAGCTGATCACGGGCGGCCTGCGAGTCGAGCACGTGCTGCGTGATGAAGCAGGCGCGCCGGTGCCCCGCAGCCACCAGCTCATCGGCCAGCTGACGCGCAGACCGGGATTGCTGCGACTACCCCTGGTACGAGTCGGTGCCCACGGCATCGAGACCAGACTGTGGATGAGCTTTCAGGTCATCAGCCTGCACGGATCTCCTGTGCTGTTGTCGTTCCTGCAACCTGTCGACGGCGAACCCGCCCGCCGGGCGGGCGTGATCGACCCGTTGACCGGCCTGCCCAACCGGGTGTTGCTGCTCGACCGGCTCCACGAGAGTCTTGTTCGAGCGGACATCAGGGGCACCATGGTCACCCTGGTACTGGTGGACATCTGCCGGCTGGCGGAGGTGAACGCCGTCCATGGCTTCGAACGCGGTGACGACCTGCTCATCCTGCTGGCCGATCGCCTCAAGGCGGGTCTTCGTGCCGACTACACCGTCGCCCGTTACGGCAGCGACGAGTTCGCAATCGTCGCCGAGCATCCCAGGGGCAGCGGCACCGCCATCGCCGCGCGGGTGAACGACGTCGTGGGCAGCCCGGTGTTCCTCGGCCGCGTCCGGCTGCGGCCCGAACTGCGCACCGCCTGGGTTACCAGCGACGGGACCCTGCCGTCGGTCGCGATGCTCGACCGGGCCGAGACGATCCTGCGTCGACGTGGCTGACCGGTAATCAGTCCGCATCCCGCCAGGCGGCGAGTCGGGCGTCCGCACCCCTCGCCCCCGGCCGTGACCGGTCCGCGGCCTCGCCGAGGTTCGTCGCACCGACCGGGCACGCTGCCGGCCGGGCCCTCGCCAGGGGCGTCGGGAGGCCTGGAGCATCCGGCGATGCCACGGAAGTTCGGGAGCACCGGGACCCTGGAGAGCCGGGCTGCACTGGAGCTTCCGAAGCGCTGGAGGGCTGGGGACGCCCGGAAACGCCGGAAACGAGGAGAATCCGGCGGCGCGGCGGGCCGGGAAACGTCGGGAGTCCGCAGGCACCGCGCCGGGAAGGCATCGGGAGGGCGGCCCTGCAGGGGAAGCCGGCATGAGCGGCCGGCAGCCCACGCACCTGCCGACGTGCTGAGCAGGCGCGGTGCGGCGGCGCGAGGGCGGGTGAGAAGACCGACGCGGCAGACCGGAGTGCGTGCCTGCCGGGCGAGCACAGGCGAAAGGGGTAACGGAGCGCATGCGACGCGACGGCTCCTTCGGAAGGGCACCGATCTTCGGCGGCTTCCCGATGCGCTTCAGACTCCCGGATGCGCCCCAGGCCCCGAACACGCTCCACTCCCGGTCCACCGACGCCGCCGATTCCCGGCGGCGCTCCATCGCCTCGACCGACGCGGACAGCCGCCACCGAGCGGACGACTCCACCGACAGCGCCCGTGGACACAGGCTCGTCGACACGGCCCCGCGCGATGCCACCGGGACTACCGGCCGACCCCGCCTCCCAGCTCGTCGGTCGACCACACCCGACAGTCGGTCATCGGCCGACACGACGGAAGCGGGTCGCCGGAGGCCTTGGCCTCGACGACCCGCTCCTGTCGAACCGGGCGAACTCTCCGTCGGAGTCAGTGTCGTGCCGCGAGGTCGCCGGACTCCTCGCCGGTGACGTCTCGCAGCAGCACGGCGGTGTCCAGTGTGCTCAGGGCGGGAGCCTCCCGGCCGAGCAGCGGAAGTTCGTTCATGCCGTTGAGCGCATCGAACTCCAGGGACGCGCCAGGCCGGCCGAGCGGCAGACCGTCACCGAGGCCGAGCCCCTCCAGGCCGCGCTGCCGGGAGTCGTCGGAATCCGCAAGAGCCGCTGTCCCGGACCCGGCCGCGCTCTGCTCGCCTGCGGCAAAAGCGCCCGTCTCGCTTGATCCCTCCTCGGCGGCCGGCCGAGTGGTCGCCTCTGTCCCGTCGGCGCCCCCGGCAACACTCGCGGGCAGCCGGACCACGACGGCGCCGCCCTCGGCGACCGTGTCGCCAGTCGGCGCCGTCGGTGTGGGCAGGCTCACCATCACCATCGCCGGGTCGCTCAGCGACACCGAGCCGAACTCGTCGGCCAGCTCAGGAATCTCCGGCAGATCGGTCGGACCGGGCAGTCCCCACGACTTGGCCTGGATCGCGGGCAGCATCGGCAGATCGGCAGGCTCCTCGGCGAGCGCCCACACCCGGGGCAGCTCCACCGTCGGCCGGTCGTCGCCCTCGATCCGAACGGCGGCATCGGACGCGCCCGAGTCGGCCGGCTGCGCGGCGGCGAACTCCGCGGGCGTCGCCGCGTCCATGCCCTCGACGGCGGGCGCGGGAGCGGGCAGCGCGACCGCAGGAGGCATGGTCACCCCGAGACCGCCGAGCCTGCCCATCTCCGGCAGTACGCTCACCGGAGAGAGCGATGCGCTGCGCACGAACTCGATCAGCTCCGGGATACGCGGCAGATCTCCCGCACCGGGCAGGAGCTCGCCCCACACCGCGAGCGGATCGACGTCCCCGGCGACGGGAGCGGCGGCCAGCGGGCCTCGGCTCAGGCTCGCACGAATCACCTCGGTGGGAACCGACGACAGCCGAAGCATCGAGCCGTCGGGCAGGACGCTCTCGGCGTGTCCGGGCAGTTCGACCTGATCCGTCGAGCGCGCGGTGCCGATGCCCGCCGCGGTGACGTGATCGCCGACGGCGGAGTCGTCCGCGTTCCTGGTCAGCTCGGTGATCCTCGGCAGCTCCGTCGTCACCGACGAGTCCAGCACCGACGCCTGATGAAGCCTGCCCGCGAGCTCACGTGACGAGAACTCGGTCGTCTCCGCCGTCGTGTCCACGCCCCGAGGCGCCGACGGGGCCGGCTCGGTGAGGATCTGCCCGGTCATCACCCGGTGCAGGCCGTGGAAGAGCGGTCCGACGGGCAGCCGGTCGAGGGTCTGGGCGGACAGCGTCCCGGTGGACGAGTTGACATCGGCCCAGACATCCCAGTACTCGGCGATCTGGCGGTGCTGGCTGAAACGAGGCTGGTCGTAGTCGGGGAGCGCCGCGTCGTCGGCCGCAGGCATCGTCATGGTGTTCCTGCTTTCCTGCTGAACGGGAAGGTCGGGGGAGCCGCTGCTGATGCGGGGGAACGCGGCGGCGGGGCTGGTCTCGGAACCGGACACCTCGGCGGCGATTCCGGTGGGCGGTGCGGTCTGCGGAACGAGGAATCCGGTGAAGAAGCCGGCCGAGCTCGCGGGGATCGCCTCCGCCGTGCGGTCCGGGCAGCATTCGAGTGCCCCGGAGACGGCATCGGTGACGGGCGACTCGATCTCGGCCGACGCCATCCCCGGTCCGGCGATCAACAGGCCGCCGGTCACGAGTGCGGCGCGCACGCCTCGGTGAATGCCGTCACGAAAGGAGAATGCATCGCGGTACGGTCCGTTCTCCGCGATGCGACGCGGGGCGGAATCACGGAGGGAATGCGCGCCGAATGAAGGCTGTTCATCGCGCCGGGCGTGAGTGCCGGTGGAGTGAGAACGACTCTCGCGTCGAGTTCCGCACTCGTCCGATACGTCACGAGCGTCGGGAACGGCCTGGCTGTGGTCTCCGCCTGCACCTCCGGCGGGAAGCTCATCTCTGCGGTGCTTCGCCCAAGTCTGCATGGGAGTTCTCCTTCCGTCATTCATGGCCCGAGAGCGATGAGAAGGGGGATGGCCGAGCCGGTCCGAGAAGGCGGACTGATCACGCTGCGGACCCGACCACCCTGTTCAGGGACGGGTGTGGACGCGCTGCGGCGACGACACCCGAGGATGGGCAGGAACGGCATCGGCGGAGAGAACTCGGACACGCAGGAGAACCACCCGCAGCGACGAGCCGGAAGGCCGATACCGCGTGCGGGATTCAGTCAGGAGTGGTGCCGGGCTGCTCGGCGAATTCAGCCGAGGAGCCGATGGCGGCAGGCTGCACGGCCGAGCCGGCCGTACGCAGCGGGGAGTGCGCGACGGGGACCACGTAACCGGGGATGACGCCGCCCGCGAGATTGGCGCCGGAGTGCGCGGACGACGCGGAATGCGGCGCGATGCCCGTGCTCGGCAGCCGACCCGCACCGGACGCCACGCGCGCCTCCGCGTCGGCGGCATCGATCGAGACCGCCTCGGCGACGAACAACGGCGCAGACCGGGGCATCACGGAGAAGATGGACGCAGGACCGCCCGCGCCGACGCCTTTCGACACGTCGCCACGCTCGGCCTCGTCGGTCCTCTCCTCGTCGGACCCCGATTCCGATCCGTCCTGCTCATGGAGCGGTAGATCGGTGGGCCGGTCGAGAGGGCGCAACGGCCCCGAGGCCGGGGGACTCCCGACGGGACCCGGCTCCGAGGCGGCGGAGCCGCCCGAGCCGTCGAGACCGATCAGTGGCAGCAGCGAGGGCGCCTCCGGCAGCAGGCCGTCGTCGGAGTCGTCCTCCGAGCGCACCAGGCCGGTGATCCCGTCGGCCGCCTCGCCGATCGGCCGGATGACCGTGCGAAGCGGTCCGTCTTCGTCGTTCCCGTCGGCTTCCTGCGCGGCGGACTCGTCCGCATGAGGCACTGACAGAAGCCGGCCCGCACCCTCGAGGGGCACCTCGACGACCTGGTCGACCGTGTCGATCAGCTCGAGGTCGGTGAGCCGAGAGACGCCGCCGTCGGTGAGACCGCCCAGCAGACCGGCCGGGCGGCCGGACTCCGGATACGACGACGGGTGCGCAGAGGCCGAGTCCGCGCTGGCGGCACTGGAGAACGTCCACGCCGCTGCGGTGCAGGCCGCCGTGCCGCCCAGGATCAGCAGGGCACGCGACAGGGCATGCCGCAGGCGGCGTGCTCCCGTCTGTGACCGCCGATCGGATCCGGACACCGGTTCGCCTCTCGTCGACTGGAAAATCACCGCACATGACGGATTCCGTTGAATCCGGGGAACGTCTGTTCCCTCGTGCTGTGGTGATCACAGTACCCAGTAGGAATGCCTCGACGTTAGACCCGCACCCGAAGATCACCGGACCGGATGAATGATCGCCAGTAGAGATCACCTGTCGTTCTCGTCGTCCGGAAATACTGTGGCGTCGAACTCCCTCGGATGAGTGGGACTGCCGGTTATCGTGACGCATAGCCGACATCGAGACGGACGACGCGATCAGCCGCGTTTCAGGACTCGCGTGGTCCCCGCCGCGGCCGTGGACGCCAGAATCCAGCCGGCGGCGGTCAACACGCCCGCCGTCCACTGCGAGGAACCGTCGATACGCCAGACACCGTCATGACCGAGATTCACCACCGGTAACAGCAGATCCGCCGACAGCAGCCACGGATTCCACACCGGATTCTGCCCGTCGTCGAGCTTGTCCATCCGGTGACCCTCGAACCACCAGGCGCCGCCGAGCCAGAACAGCACCAGCCAACACCCCGCCAACCAGGGTCGATAGCCGTATCCGACGGTGAACTCCTGCAGTCTGCCCCACAGGCGGCCGACCGGACCCAACGCGGCGAATCGTCGCTTCTGTTTGGCGAACAGCACCCGGTCGGCCTGCTCGTCGTCCCCGGACTCCCGATAGGACCTCGCCAGCTGCTCATACGGCCACGGCAGATAGCTCGGCAGCACGCGGCGCAGCCAGCCGAGTCGCGTCCGCACCGTCACGGGCGGCGCCGCCGCGATGGACTCGAACGCGAAGTCCTCCAGCTCCACGCCGCCCTCCGCCGCCCACAGCTCCGGGGCGTCGGATACCGACGTGGCCTTCGCCCTGGTCAGGATCACCGATCCCTTCGGCGGCACACCGAACCGGAACACGAAGCGCGGAGCCGACAGGCCGTAGGCGTTCAGGGCGGGCGTGGCGGTGCTCTGCCGGCCCCGGTCGACGGCGCCGCCCAAGGTCGCCTCGTGGAAGCTCACCCGTTTGCCCGCCTCGACGAGCCGGACCCGGACGCCGCCCGTCGCGACGAAGCCCCTGCTGCACAACAGGTCCTTGCCCACGACCGCCACTCGCGCGTCCAGCGACGGCTTGATCGTGCCGTCCTGCCTGCATCGAGGCATGGTGAGCCGGGCTCCGGTGCAGTCGAGGCTCGAACCGATCTGCGCGTTCTGCAGTCGTACCGAGCCCTCCGCCACGAGGTGCTGGAGGAACAGGCTGCCGCCGACGTGAAGCCGATCGGCCAGCAGCACGTCCAGCCCTCGGCCGTGCAGTCGTCCGCCGGTGAGTCGGGCGTTGCCCCGGATGCTCGCGTCGACGAGCCGAACCTGGCCGTAGGCGGTCAGCGGTGACTCGTTGCCGTTCGCCGCGCCGACGCGGGCTCGCGCCTCCAGGTCGCCGCCGATCCGGACCCCGTCGGCCAGCAGCGCCACCGGGATGCGCGGCGAGTCGGCCGAGGGGCCGACGGCGGGCGGCGTCGCGACGCTCGCGGGCCGCCCCAGTGTGGCGCCGGAGAGGTGCAGGTGACCACCGATCTCGGCCGAGGGCAGCCGGAGGGAGCCGACCACCCGCAGGTCGTCGTCCAGTTCGAGGTTGCCCTCGATGCGGATCCGGTCGGCCACCAGGGCGGCGTCGGCATCGAGCTCCCCGCTGGGGATGACCGTCATGTGGCGCTCCGAGGTCACCGGGATCGCCAGCCGCGCTCCGGAGAACACGGCGTCTCCGCCGATCCTCGCGCCGGTCAGCATGATCCGACCCTGGGAGACGAAGCGGTTCCGGCCGGTGTCGCAGAAGAGGTTGCCCGTCACCACCAGCCCGGACGCCTCCAACGCACAGCCCGCCATGTTGCCGAGCCGCGCACCGGTCAGATGGAGACTGCCGCCGATCTCGGCGCCGCGCAGCCGGACCTCGCCGAACGCCTGCAGCCGAGTGGCCTGGACGGAGCCTGAGACCTTCAGCCGGGCCGCGAGCAGCGCGTGATCGGGGCTGCCGCGCAGGACGGCGTCGGCCAGCCGAAGGGTGCCGCGGACCTCTCCGTCGGTGAGGTCGACCACGCCGTCGCTGCGGAATCCGCCCTCCAGCACCAGATCGCTGTCCACGCACATGTTCCGGCCCGACAGCGCGGGCATCCGGCAGCCTGTCATCCGCAGCCCGGTGATCCGTGACATCTGAAGTTCCACGGGCCCGTCGAACCGGCAGTCCCGGAGGTCGATGAGGTGCCGTACCTCGGCGGCCTCCAGGTTCAGCTCACCGGTCACCCGGGCACCGATGAGCCGTAAGGCCGGTATGCCCGTCGGCCTGACCCGGTAGAGCCCGGTGAGCAGTCCGCTGAGGAACGCGCCCCGGATCGACCGGGTGCCGTCGCCGTCGGGCAGCCGTAGGACGTCGCCGCCCGCGAAGCAGCGCAGCACCGCCAGTTCCGGTTCGGTGAGATCGGCGTGCTTGACGTGATCCGCCATCGAGCCCCCATCGCGGCGAGAGACCGATCCGTGCAGGACGCTCGGACCGGCGAGCTACCGTAAGTATGTGACTGAGATGAAGCAGACCAGCCAAGATCCGGTGGATTCGTCGGTACCACGCGGTCTGCAGGTTGCCGGTGCGGTCTGTTGGCGGCTGCTCATCATCGCCGCGGCGCTGTGGGTGTTGATGTGGATCGTGGTGGCGACGAGAGTCGTCGTGATCCCCATCGCGGTGGCGCTGCTGCTCTCCGCGTTAATGGCGCCCGCCGTCAACCGATTGACCAGATCGGGGGTCCCCAGGGGGCTGGCGGCGGGATTCGTCCTGATCGCGGGACTGGCGATCGTGGCGGGCGTGCTGACCTTCGTGATCAGCGCGTTCACCGATGGCCTGCCCGAGATGGTCGTCCGGCTGACGGCGAGCGTGGAGACGATCCGCAGCTGGCTGATCAACGGCCCGCTCAACCTGGAGCAGGAGCAGATCGACCAGTTCCTGGCCGGTCTGATCGACATGATCCAGGAGAATCAGGAGATCATCACCTCCGGCGCGCTGTCGACCGCGGCGACGGTCGGCGAGCTGATGGCGGGCATCCTCCTGACGCTGTTCACCTTGATCTTCTTCCTCTACGACGGTGAGAAGATCTGGTCCTACCTGGTCAAGATCGTGCCTCCGAACGTCCGCGCCCGTGTGCACACGGCGGGCACCCGGTCCTTCCGCACGCTGGTCGGCTATGTCCGAGCGACCGCGCTGGTCGCCGTCGTCGACGCGGTGGGCATCGGCATCGGTCTGTTGATCCTCGACGTGCCGCTGGCGATCCCGCTGGCCGCACTGGTCTTCCTCGCCGCCTTCGTGCCGATCATCGGCGCCGTGCTCTCCGGCTCGGTCGCCGTGCTGGTCGCGCTGGTGACGGTGAATCCGGTGACCGCGCTGCTGGTGCTGCTGGTCGTGCTGCTGGTGCAGCAGCTCGAAGGTCATGTGCTCCAGCCGCTGCTGCTCGGCAGGGCGGTGCGACTGCACCCGCTCGCGGTGGTCCTCGCCATCGCCGTCGGCGTCGTGCAGGCGGGGATCGCAGGCGCGTTGCTGGTGGTCCCGCTGCTGGCCGTGCTGAACGCCGCCTTCAAGTCACTTCGGCAGGACGCCGCGAACGAGCCGGAGGAGGAGCCGCAGCGGCCGCGGCTGACACTGCCCAAGCTGCACCGGCTGAACCCGGGCAGGGCACGCGCCGTGCTGCCCAGGATCCGCAGGCCCGGCACCCGACGTCAGTCGCCCAAGAACACGGAGCAGAACGAGAGCTGACCGAGCGCCGCGATCGCGGAGTCGTCCCGAGTCCGCCGGGGTCGTCGGCCGAGGGCGCCGGGAGATCAGGCCATGGTGACGAGGTTGCGGCCGGACCCCTTGGCGGCGAGCAGCGCCGAATCGGCCGCGGCCAGCAGGTCGGGCAGTTCGTAGCCGAAGCGCTGCGTCGTCGCCACGCCGATGCTGACCGTCAGACCCGAGAGCTCGTGCGGGATGCCCTCCGCCGTGGTCAGGGGCACCCGGAGGTCGGCGACGGAGCGGCGGACACGTTGCGCGATGGCCTCGGCCTCGGACGAGCCGGTGGTGGGGAGCAGGATGACGAACTCCTCACCGCCGAACCGGCCGACGAGGTCGCCGCGGCGGATGTTGGTGCGCAGCAGGAGCGCGACGGCGGCCAGCACCGAGTCCCCGGCCAGGTGCCCGAGATCGTCGTTGACCCGTTTGAAGTGATCGAGGTCGAGCAGGAGCACCGCGGTCGGGTGCTTCCGGCTCTCGGCGCGCCGCAGCTCGTCGACCGCGAGCCGGTCCCAGTGCATCGAGTTGGCCAAGCCGGTCTTGGCGTCACGCTGTGCCGAACGCCGCCACTGCGGCAGGTGGCCGACCTGTTCGAGCAGCACCATCGGCGCGCCCGCCAGCATCGCCATCAGGGGGTCGTCGACGACGACCCGGGCCATCAACACCCCCACGCTGACGGCGACGATGCCGAGGGTGATGTCGATCGGGTCGCCGAGGATCTCCGCGCCCGTCGCCTTCGGTCTGCGCAGTCGCAGGCCGAGCGCGATGATCGCGGCTCTGGCCAGCACGAGTACCGCCCCCGCCGCCAGCAGCAGGGCGGGGTGCCAGCTCGGCGTCTCCCAGCCGAGGACCAGCCGCCCGGCGAGTGTGGCCAGCACGGTTCCCGCCGTGGCGAAGAACCAGCGATGCGGCTCGGTCCTCGGGACGATCACACCGTAGAGGGCGGGCCCGAGCAGCAGCAGGATGAGCAGGTTCGGCGGCAGCACCATGATCCCGGCCACCAGATAGCACGCATGCACCGACCACGGGCTTCGCTTGGCGTCGCGCGAGAGATGAATGAAGACCGAGGTGCCGACGATCACGGCGGTGGCGGTGACGGCGATGCCCGCGAACCGCGTGACGTCCAGGTCGGTCGGCGGCTCGGCGCCGACCAGCACGATGGCCGAGGCGGTCAGAGCCGCGGCGTCGACGGCCAGCCAATAGCACAGTGCACCCAGAGGGAGCGTCCACAAGGACCACTTCCGCACGGTGCCTCCCCGCGTGTACGGGTTGAGGGCCGACGCGAAACCGTCCTGGGTGGCGCTCCGCCGAGCGTGACCTCACCTCAGAAATCCCTCTCCGACGGACGGCTCCCCACCCCGTCGGCCCTCCCCCTGTTGTTCAAGTCAGCCTGACACACCAGACGAGACAGCAGAAGACCGCCACCTGGGGGGCGACGCAGACACGAACGGAATAACAATGACACCGGAGGAGGAATACGTGGAGCGATCAGGTACACCCGATCCAGTTACCCGAAGTCGAATAGACACCACGACTCCGCTCTGGCGAGGCGCCGTCATCCTACGGATCGTCACCCTGCTGTTCGCGGCAGCCGGCGTGCTGGTCAACATCGATCGATACAGTCGGCCGGAGCTGGGGATCGCCGTCCTGTCGGCGATGGCGGCATGGACCGGCATCACGACAGTCCTCTATCTCCAGCCCGCCAGACGGAGCGACGGCCTGGTGCTCGCCGACCTCCTGCTCACCCAGGCGTTGGTGCTCGCATCCGAATACGTGCTCAGTCCGGATCAGCTCGCCGTGTCCACCACTCCGCTGGTGACCACGATCTGGGCGCCGGGCGCGGTCATCGTCTTCGCGGTGCGGCGGGGACCGGCGGCGGGCGTGCTCGCGGGACTCCTCGCCTCGGTGACCAACATCCTGCCGAGGGGCTACCTCAACATCGACCTCGTCAGGGACGCGGTGCTGCTCACCGGCGTCGGTCTGGTGCTCGGACTGATCGCCGTCACGGCACGACACTCCGAGGAACGGCTGCGCAGGGCCGTCCGACTCGACGCGGCGACCACGGAACGAGAACGGCTCGCTCGGATGGTGCACGACAGCGTGCTCCAGGTGTTGGCACGGGTCCGCCGACGGGGCGCGGAACTGGGCGGTGAGGCCGCCGAGCTGGCCCGGCTGGCCGGCGAGCAGGAGGTCGCGCTGCGCAACCTGGTCAGCACCGCGCCACAGGAGCCATCGGAGTCGGACGAGGTCGACCTCGGGGTGGGCCTGCGGCTGCTCGCGACCTCCCGTGTCGAGGTCTCCGTTCCCGCCACGCCTGTCCTGCTGCCGTCGGCGACGGCGGCCGAGCTGCTGGCGGTCGTCGCCGAGGCGTTGACCAATGTGGACGAGCACGCGGGACCCTCCGCCTCCGCGTGGGTTCTGCTGGAGGACCTCGGTGACAGCGTGATCCTCAGCGTGCGCGACGACGGGGTGGGCATTCCGGCGGGCAGACTCGCCGAGGCCGAGTCCGCCGGTCGAATGGGAGTGTGTCTGTCGATGCGGGGGCGGGTGTCCGCACTCGGCGGGACTCTCACGGTGGAGACGGCGCCGGGCGCGGGCACCGAATGGGAGGCGCGGGTGCCCCGGACGGCCGAGCGAGAGAGGCAGCGACGGCGATGAGCGGCACAGCACCCATCTCGGTGATGGTCGTCGACGACCATCCGATCTGGCGGGACGGTGTGGCCCGCGACCTGTCCGAACGCGGCTTCTCCGTGGTGGCGACCGCATCCGACGCCGAGGGCGCCGTGCGCGTCGCTCTGACCGTGCGCCCCGAGGTCGTGCTGATGGACCTCAACCTGGGGAGGTCCTCCGGGGTACAGGCGATCAGCGGACTCGCCACCGCCCTGCCGCGCACCCGGGTGCTGGTGCTCTCGGCCAGCGGCGCGCACGCCGACGTCCTGGAGGCGGTGAAGGCGGG
This genomic stretch from Actinoalloteichus hoggarensis harbors:
- a CDS encoding AI-2E family transporter; the protein is MKQTSQDPVDSSVPRGLQVAGAVCWRLLIIAAALWVLMWIVVATRVVVIPIAVALLLSALMAPAVNRLTRSGVPRGLAAGFVLIAGLAIVAGVLTFVISAFTDGLPEMVVRLTASVETIRSWLINGPLNLEQEQIDQFLAGLIDMIQENQEIITSGALSTAATVGELMAGILLTLFTLIFFLYDGEKIWSYLVKIVPPNVRARVHTAGTRSFRTLVGYVRATALVAVVDAVGIGIGLLILDVPLAIPLAALVFLAAFVPIIGAVLSGSVAVLVALVTVNPVTALLVLLVVLLVQQLEGHVLQPLLLGRAVRLHPLAVVLAIAVGVVQAGIAGALLVVPLLAVLNAAFKSLRQDAANEPEEEPQRPRLTLPKLHRLNPGRARAVLPRIRRPGTRRQSPKNTEQNES
- a CDS encoding GGDEF domain-containing protein, coding for MRKWSLWTLPLGALCYWLAVDAAALTASAIVLVGAEPPTDLDVTRFAGIAVTATAVIVGTSVFIHLSRDAKRSPWSVHACYLVAGIMVLPPNLLILLLLGPALYGVIVPRTEPHRWFFATAGTVLATLAGRLVLGWETPSWHPALLLAAGAVLVLARAAIIALGLRLRRPKATGAEILGDPIDITLGIVAVSVGVLMARVVVDDPLMAMLAGAPMVLLEQVGHLPQWRRSAQRDAKTGLANSMHWDRLAVDELRRAESRKHPTAVLLLDLDHFKRVNDDLGHLAGDSVLAAVALLLRTNIRRGDLVGRFGGEEFVILLPTTGSSEAEAIAQRVRRSVADLRVPLTTAEGIPHELSGLTVSIGVATTQRFGYELPDLLAAADSALLAAKGSGRNLVTMA
- the macS gene encoding MacS family sensor histidine kinase, producing MTMTPEEEYVERSGTPDPVTRSRIDTTTPLWRGAVILRIVTLLFAAAGVLVNIDRYSRPELGIAVLSAMAAWTGITTVLYLQPARRSDGLVLADLLLTQALVLASEYVLSPDQLAVSTTPLVTTIWAPGAVIVFAVRRGPAAGVLAGLLASVTNILPRGYLNIDLVRDAVLLTGVGLVLGLIAVTARHSEERLRRAVRLDAATTERERLARMVHDSVLQVLARVRRRGAELGGEAAELARLAGEQEVALRNLVSTAPQEPSESDEVDLGVGLRLLATSRVEVSVPATPVLLPSATAAELLAVVAEALTNVDEHAGPSASAWVLLEDLGDSVILSVRDDGVGIPAGRLAEAESAGRMGVCLSMRGRVSALGGTLTVETAPGAGTEWEARVPRTAERERQRRR
- a CDS encoding GGDEF domain-containing protein, with protein sequence MSAVRTAAQRELGSVWGDVVAELPVGVLLQNAGGEVLAANELAAMLLGRSRPELITGGLRVEHVLRDEAGAPVPRSHQLIGQLTRRPGLLRLPLVRVGAHGIETRLWMSFQVISLHGSPVLLSFLQPVDGEPARRAGVIDPLTGLPNRVLLLDRLHESLVRADIRGTMVTLVLVDICRLAEVNAVHGFERGDDLLILLADRLKAGLRADYTVARYGSDEFAIVAEHPRGSGTAIAARVNDVVGSPVFLGRVRLRPELRTAWVTSDGTLPSVAMLDRAETILRRRG